A section of the Oscarella lobularis chromosome 15, ooOscLobu1.1, whole genome shotgun sequence genome encodes:
- the LOC136196228 gene encoding transcription factor XE1.1-like, with protein sequence MNSMPVPEPAMISGYEVSSADFGLAPSLPVVGSGEGIRKGSDVPPIRNHSTSGRKRLGTGGAVDGTGGNNAIGPDDQQRVKQAKEQERRSANNARERIRVKDINEAFKELGRMCAMHLEADKAQTKLNILHQAVAVITNLENQVRDRNLNPKAACLKRQEEERSIDMNRSMSDYPNDPDNEYPNGPTGL encoded by the exons ATGAATTCAATGCCTGTACCAGAACCAGCCATg attTCTGGTTATGAAGTATCCAGTGCTGATTTTGGCCTGGCGCCAAGTCTACCTGTCG TGGGAAGCGGAGAAGGAATTCGAAAGGGATCGGACGTCCCACCCATAAGAAATCACAGCACAAGCggaagaaaacgtcttgGAACAGGAGGAGCAGTAGACGGAACAGGAGGCAACAACGCAATTGGACCAGACGATCAACAACGCGTTAAACAGGCCAAAGAACAAGAGAGACGAAGTGCAAATAACGCCAGAGAAAg GATTCGAGTAAAGGATATCAATGAAGCGTTTAAGGAATTGGGTCGCATGTGTGCCATGCATTTGGAAGCGGATAAAGCTCAGACGAAATTGAATATTCTACACCAAGCCGTAGCCGTAATAACAAATCTGGAAAATCAAGTCAGag ACCGTAATTTGAATCCGAAGGCGGCGTGTCTAAAAcgacaagaagaagagcgttcTATTGATATGAACAGGTCCATGTCTGACTATCCCAATGACCCGGATAATGAATACCCCAAcggcccaacgggtctctag
- the LOC136196229 gene encoding uncharacterized protein, whose product MSSTGPSSRQGHVAVIIDEEMLLWGGEAMRESTGETFYFSQDVIECLNLSTSEWNERRAISSIPQSDIPHPCEDARIGVVQNRDIYQFGGFYFSFDDRRVFLNDVHKLDGLTLEWQRIHSNDQSTPSGRSEHGMCVLGKKGDEHLVMMGGYGTKIVSPIPDGSQFIPDSKYPDVGWNNEVWLFCIRKRNWIPAQCTGKKPHPRAAHSFNTIDINQAILIGGGDETKYLDDIYVFHLNSMEWIQVHLDGQHHFLPLEGHSTNVVDIPGLGQCAIVLWGVTNGDRIVSIAHFIVIDSQQCHKITLTDKVIRTIFQSTCSLLRKDDLFLIRFGGTNDLETWKPVALLDILKFDLKSDGFKGISETSSSRVPMSLESCPLPRQIADPRDAEQEKEQVSFLDSSLQIDRNDLTYDEEDCLGQGGYGVVYKATLRKDEKEQSVAVKVFNIFKSRKTKEYDEFKKEASILLQIKPHRFVIDLIGLCIKDERYALVTALVSGYNLHELLSSDDETIQRMEVRISIAKQIAIGMVHLHYNRPPVIHYDLKSDNVLVEKKGDDFVCKICDFGFSKLASVSAVTSYQSAGSVPRGTAAYIAPERYRIDPERGGARRVNVEEARKADVYSYGVLLWEIREKTRPYKGVRESLIHYKVEKGEKLPEGQAASKAPSHYNILLEKCQDRNPRVRPTFRQAVWALQGDTSVIKSGKDCCIS is encoded by the exons ATGTCTTCCACGGGTCCCTCATCTCGACAGGGACACGTCGCTGTCATTATCGATGAAGAGATGCTTCTTTGGGGAGGAGAAGCGatgagagaatcgacgggagAGACGTTCTATTTCTCTCAGGATGTGATCGAGTGTTTGAATCTTTCGACGAGTGAATGgaatgaacgacgagcaataTCGAGCATCCCCCAATCCGACATTCCTCATCCATGTGAGGACGCACGAATCGGTGTTGTCCAAAATCGggacatttatcaatttggtggTTTCTACTTCTCGTTTGATGACCGTCGTGTCTTTTTGAACGATGTTCACAAATTGGATGGATTGACGTTGGAATGGCAACGAATCCATTCCAATGACCAATCAACGCCCAGCGGGAGATCAGAACATGGAATGTGCGTGttagggaagaaaggagacgaacatctCGTCATGATGGGCGGATACGGAACAAAGATTGTTTCACCAATACCAGACGGATCTCAATTCATTCCTGATTCAAAATATCCTGACGTGGGGTGGAACAATGAAGTTTGGTTGTTTTGCATCCGAAAGA ggaattggattccagctcaatgcacaggaaaaaaaccacATCCTCGAGCCGCACATTCATTCAATACAATTGATATTAATCAAGCAATTCTTATTGGCGGTGGTGATGAAACAAAGTATTTGGATGATATTTATGTTTTTCATTTGAACTCAATG GAGTGGATCCAAGTTCATTTGGATGGACAACATCATTTTCTTCCCTTAGAGGGTCATTCAACTAATGTTGTTGATATTCCCGGATTAGGACAATGTGCTATCGTCTTATGGGGAGTGACCAATGGTGATAGAATCGTCTCTATTGCTCATTTCATTGTCATTGATTCTCAACAATGTCATAAA ATTACGTTAACTGATAAGGTTATACGAACTATATTTCAGTCGACGTGTTCTCTATTGAGAAAAGATGATCTATTTCTAATCCGATTTGGAGGAACAAATGATTTGGAAACATGGAAACCAGTGGCCCTGTTAGACATTTTAAAATTCG ATTTGAAATCAGATGGCTTCAAAGGTATTTCCgaaacgtcatcatcacGTGTCCCAATG aGCTTGGAGTCATGTCCGCTTCCGCGTCAAATAGCCGATCCCCGTGACGCAGAGCAAGAAAAGGAACAA GTATCCTTTTTGGATTCGTCTCTTCAAATTGATCGAAACGATCTTAcgtacgacgaagaggattGCCTAGGCCAAGGTGGATACGGGGTTGTCTACAAAGCGACACTGAGAAAGGATGAGAAAGAGCAATCAGTCGCTGTCAAAGTTTTTaacattttcaaatcaaGAAAAACTAA AGAGTACGACGAGTTCAAGAAGGAAGCATCCATTCTTCTCCAAATCAAACCTCATCGTTTCGTCATTGATCTAATTGGTCTCTGCATCAAGGACGAACGCTACGCCCTAGTAACGGCGTTGGTGAGCGGATACAACTTGCACGAGCTCCTCTCTTCGGACGATGAAACGATTCAAAGGATGGAGGTGAGAATATCGATTGCCAAGCAAATTGCAATCGGTATGGTCCATCTCCACTACAATCGTCCGCCTGTTATCCACTACGACTTAAAATCTGATAACGTTTTAGTTGAAAAGAAAGGGGATGATTTCGTTTGCAAG ATTTGCGATTTCGGTTTCTCCAAACTGGCGTCTGTGAGTGCAGTGACGAGCTATCAATCGGCTGGATCAGTTCCTCGAGGCACTGCTGCGTACATTGCACCTGAGCGATATCGAATTGACCCTGAGAGAGGCGGAGCTCGTCGTGTGAACGTAGAAGAAGCAAGAAAAGCTGACGTATACAGCTATGGAGTCTTATTGTGGGAAATTCGCGAGAAAACTCGACCCTACAAAG GCGTGCGAGAAAGTTTAATTCATTACAAAGTAGAAAAGGGCGAAAAGCTTCCAGAAGGACAAGCAGCATCAAAAGCACCGTCACATTATAACATTCTTTTGGAAAAGTGCCAGGATCGTAATCCACGTGTGAGACCAACGTTTCGACAAGCTGTTTGGGCATTGCAAGGTGACACTAGCGTTATAAAGTCCGGAAAGGATTGTTGTATTTCTTAA
- the LOC136196425 gene encoding uncharacterized protein, with product MAEKSFSKYIKRLEGSDKAELRYYDLLAFARDRLDRLPFCLRIFLESCMRNCDDVEIGCEHVEALLDSSKKAEIRFKPARTLFRDLTAHGTGSSSTEYWRFWVWV from the exons ATGGCAGAAAAGTCGTTCTCGAAGTACATCAAACGCTTGGAAGGCAGCGATAAAGCGGAACTTCGCTATTACGATCTATTAGCGTTCGCACGCGATCGTCTCG atcgTCTTCCCTTTTGTCTCCGAATCTTCCTCGAATCGTGCATGCGCaactgcgacgacgtcgaaatcggaTGCGAACACGTCGAAGCGCTTCTCGATTCGAGCAAGAAAGCCGAAATCCGCTTCAAGCCAGCGCGAACGCTATTTCGAGACCTCAC AGCACACGGGACTGGATCAAGTTCTACAGAGTATTGGAGATTTTGGGTCTGGGTATAA